From the Candidatus Liberimonas magnetica genome, the window AAGATAAAAGAGAATTGGCAGTTGAAATTAATAGCATTGTTCCTGGCATTGATACTGTGGTTTATTTTAAATAATGTAAGGTAAAAAGGGTCTTTCAAGACCCGATAAGGAGACGAAATAAATGCCTAAATTAGGCGTAAATATCGATCATATAGCCACGCTCAGGCAGGCAAGGAAAGAAAAAGAACCCGACCCTGTAGAAGCTGCGGTTATCTGCGAACTTGCAGGTGCAGACGGAATAACCGTTCACTTAAGGGAAGACAGGCGGCATATCCAGGACAGGGATGTTCAACTGCTTCGGCAGACCATAAAATCAAAACTTAATTTGGAGATGTCTATAGCAAATGAAATAGTCGATATTGCACTTCAAGTAAAACCGGATGATGTCTGCCTGGTCCCTGAAAAGAGGCTGGAACTTACCACTGAAGGCGGTATAGACGTAGTCAGCCAGAAAGAAGTTTTTGAATCTGTCATAACAAAATTAAAAAATGCAGGTATAAGAGTAAGTCTTTTCGTCGACCCGGACGAGGCTCAGGTAAGTGCGGCAAAGGTCGTAGGAGCCGATGCTGTCGAGCTTCATACAGGCAGATATGCTCAAGTATTTAACTATAGGCCCAGAGATAACAGGCTGGTTATAGAGGAAATTGAAAGGCTGAAAAAAGCCGCGAAAATAGCCAGGAGTTTCGGCCTGACGCTGAATGCCGGGCACGGGCTTGATTATAAAAACGTTGGGCCTGTTGCAAGTATCCTTGAGATGAATGAATTGAATATAGGTTTCTCTATAATAGCGCGTGCGGTGTTAGTGGGACTGGACCGAGCGGTTAGAGAGATGAAAGAATTGGTAAGATAGACTTCAGACCTCAGACTACAGACCAAAAACAAGTTAGGCTTTTAGTCTGTTGTCTGTTGTCTGTAGTCGGAGGTAAAATGTGCGGGATAGTGGGGTACATAGGTTCTAAACAGGCAAGTGACGTTATAATCGACGGATTAAGTCGCCTTGAATACCGCGGGTATGATTCTGCCGGGGTTGTAGTTATTTCCGGTGACAAGATAGAGCTTAGAAGAAGCGAAGGAAAACTGGAAAAACTGCGTAAGATAGTAAATAAAATGCCTGTAAAGGGGAGCTTGGGTATCGGCCATACCAGGTGGGCTACCCACGGTAAACCGAGTGAAGAAAATGCCCATCCTCATACTGATTGCACGGGGAAAATAGTAGTTGTTCACAACGGTATAATTGAAAACTATGTAGAATTAAAAAAGAAATTAATAAGTGAAGGGCATAGATTCAAATCCGAAACGGACACGGAAGTTGTGGCACATATCGTAGAAAAGTATTTTAAAGGCAATTTACTTGAAGCAGTATTTAAAGCTTTAAACGAGATAAGAGGCTCTTATGCTTTAGGCATAATATCGGCAGACGACCCGGGGCATATCATAGCTGCAAGGCAGGATGCGCCGCTTATAGTGGGTTTTGGAAAGGGCGAGAATTTTATCGCATCCGATATACCGGCTCTTTTACCCTACACAAGAGACATGGCCTTTTTAGAAGAAGGAGATGTGGCGGAACTCACAAAAGACCGCGTCAGGGTATTCGGGAAGGATAGGAAGGAAATAAAAAGAAAGGTCCATAATATAACCTGGGACGCTATCCAGGCTGAAAAAGGCGGGTATAAGCATTTCATGCTCAAAGAGATCCATGAGCAGCCGCAGGCTATCAGGGAAACATTTCTGGGCAGGCTGTACCCGGAAGAATCACGCGTAAATTTAAAGGAAGAGATCGACCTAAGCGAAGCAGCACTCAAGAAAATTTTTAAGATTTATATTGTCGCCTGCGGAACGTCGTACCACTCAGGGCTTGTAGGGAAATTCCTTTTTGAAAAACTTGCCGGCATACCCGCAGAAGTGGATATAGCTTCGGAATTCAGGTACCGCTCACCGGTGCTCGGCAAAGATACGATGGTAATAATAATCACGCAGTCCGGAGAGACCGCAGACACGCTTGCCGCACTCAGGCTTGCAAAAGAAAATAAATGCCAGACCCTTGCCATATGTAACGTCGTGGGCTCTACTGCCAGCAGGGATGCGGATAATGTAATATATACGAGGTGCGGCCCCGAGATAGGTGTAGCTTCAACAAAGGCTTTTACCGGACAGTTGACTGTGCTGTACCTATTGGCTATTGACTGGGCCATAAAGAAAAAAATGCTCTCCAATTACGAAATAGATAGATTGATCAATGAATTCTGGGAAATCCCTTTAAAAGCAAGTGAAGTGCTAAAGCTTGAAAAAAATATTGAGGAGCTTGCCAAAGAGTTCATGAACAAAAGGGATTTTTTGTATCTCGGCAGACATTTAAATTACCCGATTGCTCTTGAAGGAGCTTTAAAGTTAAAGGAAATATCCTATATTCACGCCGAGGGCTACCCCGCAGGCGAAATGAAACACGGGCCCATAGCCTTGATAGATGAGAACATGCCTTTATTGGTAGTTGCCACGCAAAGCAGTATTTATGAAAAGATATTGAGCAATATAGAAGAAGCAAAGGCCAGGGGCGGTATTGTGATAGCGTTGGCAACAAAAGGGAACAACGATATAAAAAACAGGACTGACCGGCAAATATTCCTGCCTGAAGTCGATGAAGTTTTTTCGCCTCTCCTGAACGTTATCCCGATGCAGTTATTTGCTTATTATGTAGCTGTATATTTGGGATGCGATGTCGACCAGCCTAGGAACCTGGCAAAGTCAGTAACTGTGGAGTAAAGGAGTTTGCCCAACTGGTTCTTGTTTCGGCTGCGGAAACTGTATTTTTGGCTGCAACTTCGAAATCTTTTCCTAACGTAGCTCTGCTACGCTTCGTCAAAGATTTCTTTGTTTCGCTCAAAAATCCTGCTTCCTCGCTGCGAAACCGGATCAGCTGGGCAAACTCATTGATATTGGCAGGAGCAATGATAATTACATCACTAAACATGATAAATAGGAAATAAAATGAGAGTGGGCATAG encodes:
- a CDS encoding pyridoxine 5'-phosphate synthase; amino-acid sequence: MPKLGVNIDHIATLRQARKEKEPDPVEAAVICELAGADGITVHLREDRRHIQDRDVQLLRQTIKSKLNLEMSIANEIVDIALQVKPDDVCLVPEKRLELTTEGGIDVVSQKEVFESVITKLKNAGIRVSLFVDPDEAQVSAAKVVGADAVELHTGRYAQVFNYRPRDNRLVIEEIERLKKAAKIARSFGLTLNAGHGLDYKNVGPVASILEMNELNIGFSIIARAVLVGLDRAVREMKELVR
- the glmS gene encoding glutamine--fructose-6-phosphate transaminase (isomerizing), with protein sequence MCGIVGYIGSKQASDVIIDGLSRLEYRGYDSAGVVVISGDKIELRRSEGKLEKLRKIVNKMPVKGSLGIGHTRWATHGKPSEENAHPHTDCTGKIVVVHNGIIENYVELKKKLISEGHRFKSETDTEVVAHIVEKYFKGNLLEAVFKALNEIRGSYALGIISADDPGHIIAARQDAPLIVGFGKGENFIASDIPALLPYTRDMAFLEEGDVAELTKDRVRVFGKDRKEIKRKVHNITWDAIQAEKGGYKHFMLKEIHEQPQAIRETFLGRLYPEESRVNLKEEIDLSEAALKKIFKIYIVACGTSYHSGLVGKFLFEKLAGIPAEVDIASEFRYRSPVLGKDTMVIIITQSGETADTLAALRLAKENKCQTLAICNVVGSTASRDADNVIYTRCGPEIGVASTKAFTGQLTVLYLLAIDWAIKKKMLSNYEIDRLINEFWEIPLKASEVLKLEKNIEELAKEFMNKRDFLYLGRHLNYPIALEGALKLKEISYIHAEGYPAGEMKHGPIALIDENMPLLVVATQSSIYEKILSNIEEAKARGGIVIALATKGNNDIKNRTDRQIFLPEVDEVFSPLLNVIPMQLFAYYVAVYLGCDVDQPRNLAKSVTVE